The following proteins are encoded in a genomic region of Zootoca vivipara chromosome W, rZooViv1.1, whole genome shotgun sequence:
- the LOC132591472 gene encoding uncharacterized protein LOC132591472, which yields MGQAPHREYVPGDPTDFPTRRRHAAEARSVFPEDYIYRELPRPARERRAAERGYEEPGRYARDSRDAEFLRLPSPPRAASPERYWEPRRLPPRQTEDDYFMRPRALHLQDGEGRPVESRAPTYQDYPPPERRGEFSRGAPQQVTLRDFNLKLFSTYRLVGAPAMSAPHIDWANMEFSAPVRINRILVTAYRDTGSDITSVSKDLVLPQQYQPEMTML from the exons atgggacaaGCCCCTCACCGAGAGTATGTACCTGGGGACCCCACGGATTTTCCAACCCGGCGCCGGCATGCAGCGGAAGCCCGTTCAGTTTTTCCAGAGGACTACATCTACAGGGAACTGCCCCGTCCGGCAAGAGAGAGGCGTGCAGCTGAGAGAGGCTACGAAGAGCCCGGGAGGTACGCCAGAGACAGCCGGGATGCAGAGTTCCTGAGACTGCCCAGCCCACCTAGAGCCGCTTCACCGGAGCGTTACTGGGAGCCAAGAAGGTTGCCTCCTCGGCAGACGGAGGACGACTACTTTATGCGTCCCAGAGCTTTGCATCTCCAAGAc GGTGAAGGCAGGCCAGTGGAGAGTCGGGCACCAACTTACCAGGACTACCCTCCGCCGGAGCGGCGTGGTGAGTTTTCCAGAGGCGCGCCTCAACAGGTGACGCTGAGAGACTTTAATCTTAAATTGTTTTCtacctacag ACTTGTTGGAGCTCCTGCTATGTCAGCCCCACACATTGATTGGGCCAACATGGAGTTTAGTGCCCCAGTGCGCATAAACAGAATTCTAGTGACTGCGTATCGTGACACAGGCTCAGACATCACCAGCGTGTCCAAGGACTTGGTCCTGCCACAGCAATATCAACcagaaatgaccatgctgtag